In the genome of Deltaproteobacteria bacterium PRO3, one region contains:
- a CDS encoding type II toxin-antitoxin system VapC family toxin has product MIFDTDIFIWVQRGNTKAAKLIDETPERYLSVQTYLELLQCAENKSQQQVTRQFLSEFGFNVLPLSENIGHRALVYIEEYGLKSGLRAGDAIIAATAVENQLPLATGNKKHFKFIQELNLRIFRP; this is encoded by the coding sequence GTGATCTTTGACACCGATATCTTCATCTGGGTGCAAAGGGGAAATACCAAGGCGGCCAAGCTGATCGATGAGACCCCCGAGCGATATCTCTCCGTCCAAACCTACCTCGAACTCTTGCAATGCGCCGAAAACAAGTCTCAACAGCAGGTGACGCGGCAGTTTCTCTCCGAATTCGGGTTCAACGTCCTTCCCCTGTCCGAAAATATAGGGCATCGTGCCCTCGTTTACATCGAGGAATACGGTCTCAAGTCTGGATTGCGGGCGGGGGATGCCATTATTGCCGCCACCGCCGTCGAAAACCAATTACCCCTTGCCACGGGCAACAAAAAGCACTTTAAATTCATCCAAGAACTGAATTTGCGAATATTCAGACCGTAG
- a CDS encoding type II toxin-antitoxin system Phd/YefM family antitoxin — protein sequence MNASIVDLRYKTKAILKALEKNEKIQILYHGKVKGTILPPRPKAAGKVSSHAFFGLRKGKSPRPDQTMDQLRGGRFRDL from the coding sequence ATGAACGCCTCGATCGTCGATTTGAGATACAAGACCAAGGCCATCCTCAAGGCCCTCGAAAAAAACGAAAAAATCCAAATCCTATACCACGGCAAGGTCAAGGGAACCATCCTCCCCCCGCGGCCCAAGGCAGCCGGAAAGGTCTCGTCCCATGCCTTCTTCGGCCTGCGGAAGGGTAAATCCCCCCGCCCCGACCAAACCATGGACCAGCTGAGAGGCGGCCGTTTCCGTGATCTTTGA
- a CDS encoding TIGR00730 family Rossman fold protein, translating to MHRICVFCGSSEGDNEIYRKAAEELAGLLVRENIELVYGGAQVGLMGRIADAVLQRGGRVTGIIPGALFPKEIPHQGLTQLLVVDSMHERKRLMYEFSDGFIALPGGLGTLDELFEILTWGQLGLHGKPCGLLNVAGYFDEILAFLATAERRKFLKPQHRKLLLDDADPEALLAKMRAFQPRPLKKWIRSQET from the coding sequence ATGCACCGCATCTGCGTCTTCTGCGGTTCCAGCGAGGGTGATAACGAGATATATCGCAAGGCCGCGGAGGAGCTGGCGGGCCTGCTCGTCCGGGAAAATATCGAGCTCGTCTACGGCGGCGCCCAGGTGGGCTTAATGGGGCGGATCGCGGACGCCGTCCTGCAGCGGGGCGGCCGGGTCACCGGCATCATCCCGGGCGCCCTCTTCCCCAAGGAGATTCCGCACCAGGGCCTCACTCAACTATTGGTCGTGGACTCGATGCACGAACGCAAGCGCCTGATGTACGAATTCTCCGACGGATTCATCGCCCTCCCCGGGGGCCTGGGCACCTTGGACGAGCTCTTCGAAATCCTCACCTGGGGACAGCTGGGCCTACACGGCAAGCCCTGCGGCCTGCTCAACGTGGCGGGCTATTTCGACGAGATCCTCGCCTTCCTCGCGACGGCCGAGCGAAGGAAGTTCCTCAAGCCCCAGCACCGCAAGCTTTTGCTGGATGACGCCGACCCCGAGGCGCTGCTGGCCAAGATGCGGGCCTTCCAACCCCGGCCTCTCAAAAAGTGGATCCGTAGCCAAGAGACTTAG